The Neurospora crassa OR74A linkage group V, whole genome shotgun sequence sequence GTGGAAACCTGGTCACCAGTTGCAGCTGGGAGCACTTGTAAGTTGCAGGTCATTGGTCAATTAATCACCGGTAATTGCTAACATCTGGCTAGCTGGTTGAATGAAGGATGGACCATGTATCTCGAGCGCCGGATTCTTGCCTCCATTCACGGCGGCGATGCCCACTTTGACTTTTCGGCCATCAGGGGCTGGAAGGCGCTTGGTAAGAATTAATGACACAGACCAGAACCCcgcctctcctctctccctccttgaGTAGGAGGTCCCCACTAACAATTGTCTTACAGAggaggccatcaaggagtACGGAGAGGATCACGAGTTCACAAAGCTCTGCATTAGCCACAAGGGTATCGACCCCGATGATGCCTTCAGCACGGTTCCCTACGAGAAGGGTTTCCACTTCGTCTGGAGTCTCGACCGTCTCGTTGGAAGAGAGAACTTTGACAAGTTCATCCCATACTATTTTGGCAAGTGGTCCAACAAGTCGCTTGACTCGTACGAGTTCAAGGACACCTTCCTCGAGTTCTTCAGCGCCCCCGAGTACTCTGATCTCAAGGACAAGATTGCTTCGATTGATTGGGAGGGTCGCTTCCACAGCACCGGCCTTCCCCCCAAGCCTGAGTTCGACACCTCCCTTGCGGACGTGTGCTACGAGCTGGCGGAAAAGTGGAAGAGCAAAGACTTCACCCCTAGCCCGTCTGACGTTGCGTCGTGGACTGGTAACCAGGTGTTGGTCTTCCTTAACGCCGTGCAGGACTTTGAGGAGCCGTTGACGGTTGAGCAATCGGTAAGTTTCAGGTGTCTACCTCTCTACTTCCAGTCAGCAGTACGCTGATACAACCACAGCAAGCGCTTGGCAAGGCCTACGGCCTCTCTGAATCCAAGAACGCCGAGCTTAAGGCCGCCTACTACCACATTGCGATGCGCTCCAAGGACGCCAGCGCCTACCAGGGCGTTGCTGACCTTTTGGGAGAGGTTGGTCGGATGAAGTTCGTCCGCCCTCTCTTCCGTGGTCTCAACAAGGTCGATCGGGAGCTTGCGCTCAAGACCTTTGAGAAGAACCGCGAGTTCTACCACCCTATTTGCAGGCAGATGGTTGAGAAGGATTTGGGCGTTTCTGAGGCCGCCAACTCGTCTTAGACGGTTATCCATGGGAGGAAGTTAGTGACCACTGGGTAGCTCAGGGTATGCCAACCTGAGCTGTTAGTGTTTAGGATAAATCCGAAATGGTTGATGATATGATTGATGTGACATAAGAAGCTGTTTGTCGCATACCTACTACCCAACTGGAGACTTTTGTGTGGGTCAAGTATATACCTCTAATCACATTAATTGAGGAACTGGGAGTGGGGATGGGCAAGTACAAGATCGCCAACATCTGTTTCCGTCTGAAACAACCTGATTGCATGACCTTGTTGGACATTAGGACGGAAGCTGGTGTTTAGTCGAGCTGTGATGTTGTCAGACATCCCATGACGAGAAGTGCCGACCAATGGGTGACGGAGCGATCCGCAGCCAGAATCTAGCACAGGGCATGCACGAGCACAGCGGGCATCTCCTGGTTCGTCACAGGGCAGTGGTGACTCTCCACTGCTGCGCGCCTCCACAGGGGCAGCGGGCTTTCCTTCCAGTCCCCGCCGTCACGTTCATAGATTGTACCcgacctaggtaggtaacggcATGCTGCGGGGCTGTAGGCGCTAAGGACCCGGGCCTCAACGGGCGGGATCGACTCGGGGCGGGCAACACCTCAGCTGGAAGGGAACCTAACCCGGCAAGCTGAGCCAAGGTAAAGCCGGGAACCAacaactacactacacacaaGCCAACCTGTCAGAGCCCACCAAGCACGGGCAGGCATCGTTCGCTCAGTCCCTTTCCTTCGGCCAGACAACCCACGTCCTGTTGATCGATCCTTTTGACTTTTTGCTACAACGAAGTCGACGGTTTCCCGAACATTGCCTGTTGCGTGACACAAGACGCCGGCTTTGCAGCTTCCGGGCTGCGGTCGTTGAACGACTGAGCGACCTGAACTCGCAGACCTAGCTAGCTAGCATCTCCCTTTTGCGACAGTGTCGGCGGCTGCTACAACAACCTAACGGCGATCATCTCAGACTCTTCACGCGCTCTTCACCCTCCCACGGCCCCATACATATCTCCAGTCGTTCTCCCCCGTGCGCCGTCACCCGCCCACCTGCAGCGATTACCGTCGGCCAGGCGACAGCAGGCGACCGTGGGTGGGGTAAAGCAACATAATACGCCAGCGAGCCACCAGCATTTCGACTATCTCTCCTAGAAACCGAGCTGGCCGCAACCCTTCCGCAGAATACCCACGGCGCATGGTAGAATGAGTGACGTTGTCGTGCGGCTGGATCTGGAAAACAAATGTTGGGACGTTCGGAGGCTGTGATCGCGTCCGGATAAGTTCGACTGTTTAGACACGCCCAATCTAGAGGAGTCGCGGACGGTTTCGACAGCTCCTTGGTCACTCGTGTGGTCAGCCGATACATATATACAGCACTGCGACACGGCGCGATACCGTTAGAGCTATCTCGCGCCACCATGGCTCCAGGCATGGCCCCCATGGGGGGTGGAGGAAACATCAAGGTCGTGGTCAGATGCCGTCCCTTCAACGCAAGAGGTGAGTGAGTTTATATACCCGACAGCTCTGTTGCCGGCGCTGAAGAGCCAAACCCtcaaagagaagggaaaccCGTGGAACGCGCTCGTCCCTACGTCATGCGGACAGACACTGATGATGCGACTACCCGATTCCAGAACACGACCGCGGCGCACAATGTATCGTCGAAATGAGAGACAACCAGACGGTTCTCACCACTCCGCCTGATGCTGTAGTCAAGGGTGGTAAAGACCAAGGCCAAAAAATCTTTGCTTTTGACAGGTCATACTGGTCCTTTGACAAGAACGCACCCAACTACGCCGGACAAGATCAGCTGCACGAGGACCTGGGCAAACCGCTGCTCGACAATGCCTTCCAGGGCTACAACAACTGTATCTTTGCCTACGGTCAAACCGGTTCCGGCAAGTCCTACTCGATGATGGGATATGGCAAGGATGCCGGTATCATCCCCATGATTTGCCAGGATATGTTCAAGCGGATAAACGACATGCAACAAGACAAAAATTTGCGCTGTACGGTGGAAGTCTCCTACCTCGAAATTTACAACGAACGTGTACGCGATCTGCTCAACCCGGCGAACAAGGGCAATCTCAAGGTCCGAGAACATCCGTCAACGGGTCCTTACGTTGAAGACTTGGCGAAGCTTGTCGTGGGAAGTTTCCAAGAGATCGAACACTTGATGGACGAGGGAAACAAGGCTAGGACGGTTGCGGCCACCAACATGAACGAAACCTCCAGTAGAAGTCACGCTGTATTTACCCTCATGTTGACCCAAAAACGGTTTGATCCCGAAACgaaaatggaaatggaaaaggCAGCCAAGATCAGCCTGGTGGATTTGGCAGGTTCGGAAAGAGCAACGTCTACTGGAGCCACCGGCGCCCGTCTCAAAGAAGGTGCCGAAATCAACCGGTCCTTGTCGACGCTTGGGCGCGTCATCGCAGCCCTAGCAGACCTGTCCAccgggaaaaagaagaaaggatcCGCGGCCGGCCAGGTACCATATCGTGACAGTGTCCTCACCTGGTTGTTGAAGGATTCGTTAGGCGGTAACAGTATGACGGCGATGATAGCGGCCATCAGTCCAGCCGATATCAACTACGACGAGACGCTTAGTACACTCCGTTATGCTGATTCGGCCAAGAGAATCAAGAACCACGCTGTTGTCAATGAGGACGCCAATGCCCGCATGATTCGCGAACTGAAGGAAGAATTGGCCCAACTTAGAAGCAAATTGGGCAATGGTGGAGTTGTCGGTGACACTCATGTTCCGGGAGAGGAGGTTTACGCAGAAGGAACGCCATTGGAGAAGCAGATTGTCAGCATCACAACGCCGGACGGCACCGTCAAGAAGGTGTCCAAGGCCGAAATTGCAGAGCAGTTGAATCAGTCCGAAAAGCTTCTGCAGGATCTGAACCAGACCTGGGAGCAGAAGCTGCAAAAAACCGAAGAAATCCACAAGGAACGTGAAGCTGCGCTGGAAGAACTGGGCATCAGCATCGAAAAGGGCTTTATCGGCATGTCGACCCCCAAGAAGATGCCCCATTTGGTCAATCTTTCGGACGATCCGCTATTAGCAGAGTGCTTGGTGTATAACCTGAAACCAGGCTCAACCAGTGTTGGCAACGTCGAGTCAAACGCGGAGCACCAAGCGAATATTCGCCTCAATGGGTCGCGGATCCTCCACGAACACTGTGTCTTTGAGAATGCAGCTGATGGAACAGTGACTGTTATCCCAAAGGAGGGCGCGGCTGTCATGGTGAACGGCAAACGAGTGACGGAGCCCACACGGTTACACTCTGGATACCGCATCATACTGGGCGACTTCCATATTTTCAGATTCAACCATCCTCTTGAAGCGAAAGCCGAACGAGCAGAGCGCGCCGAGCAACAAAGCCTACTGAGGCAATCCCTCACCGCAAATCAATTGCAGGCCTTGGAGAAATCACCAAACCTAAGTCCCAGCCACAACCATCAGCAAAGCCTTAGCACGGCAGTGTCTGAAGGCGACAGCAGCCGTCCAGATTCACCCGCGCCGTTTTCAAGAAACACAAAAGAGTCAGATTGGTCCTTTGCGCGAAGGGAAGCGGCAGGGGCCATCCTTGGAACAGATCAAAACTTTGCCAAACTCACAGATGAAGAACTCAATGCGCTTTTCGAGGATGTCCAGCGAGCACGAGCTGAGAGAGTGAATGTTCGTGAAGGGGATGAAGATATAGAGTCCATGGCGTCGTATCCGACAAGAGAAAAGTACTTGTCCACCGGCACTCTCGACAACTTCTCTCTGGACACCGCTCTAACCATGCCATCGACGCCCAAACAAGCAGAGACGGAGGAGAAGCTGGGTCAAATTCGAGACGTGATGCAGGGCCAACTCGacaagcagaaggaggagtacAAGGACCAGCTGAAGACGGCCGAGGCGGCGAacgtggaggtggaggagatcaagaaggagaaggccagGATGGAGGAAACACTGATGCAGCTCAAGGTCGACATGCAGAAACAGCTGGAGATGCAGAGACGTCAGTTCGAGGACAAGATCGAGAAGTTGGATCCGCTCAAGCGGCCGAAAGCCAACCCGAAGCTCTCTGCAGACGAGATTGAGCGTGCGAAGGCGGTGGTTAAGAAATGGAGGAGTCGACGTTACGTCCTCATGGCCGAGGCGGTACTGCAACATGCTGCCACTCTCAAGGAGGCACAAGTCATGAGTCATGAGCTTAATGAGAGCGTCGTCTTCCAATTTACGATTGTAGACGTCGGCCACCTTCTTTGCTCATCGTACGACATGGTGCTTAATGGGCTGACTGGTGAAGGAGACGATATTGCTCTCGAAACAGCACTGAAGCCGTGCGTCGGCATTCGCGTCATTGACTACAAGCACAGCGTTGTCCACCTTTGGAGCATAGAGAAGCTCCACGATCGGGTGAGGCAGATGCGGCAGATGTTCCAGTATTTGGATCAACCCGAATACGCGCAACACTTGAGCCTCGATAACCCCTTCGTGGAGACGTGTATGCCGCAATACACACTGGTAGGCGAAGTCGATGTGCCGTTGAAGACCGTCTTTGAGAGCCGGGTACAGGACTTTACCCTTGACGTGACATCCCCACACACATCTCACGCCATTGGCATGATCAAGCTCGCATTAGAACCTTCCAGTGCGAGAGCACCGACCAATACGCTCAAGTTCAACGTGGTGATGCACGAGATGATTGGATTCGCTGAACGCGAAGGCACCGAGGTGCACGCCCAGCTCTTCATCCCTGGCATTTCTGAGGAGGACGGGATTACCACCACCCAGATGATCAGGGATTTTGACGAGGGACCCATTCGGTTCGAGAGCGTTCATAGCATGAGCATTCCGCTGTTTGCGTCTCAAGACACGTCGTTGAGAGTGGCTATCTTCGCCAAGGTTTCAGCTATGCATCTTGACAAGCTGCTCAGCTGGGATGACATGCGCGATGCGGTACCGACGTCCCATAGCAAGCCCAAGGGTGCAAGAATCAACGAATCCCACTTCTACACTGAGGGAAAGCACGACTTGCTTGCACGGGTACAGATACTGGAACTGAACGAGGAGGGCGATTATGTGCCCGTCGAAGTTACGCAAACAAGTGAACTTGACAACGGCACGTTTCAACTTCATCAAGGGCTGCAAAGACGAGTCGCCATCACCGTCACTCATAGCTCGGGCGATGCGCTCCCATGGAACGATGCGACATCTTTGCGCGTCGGCAAGATTGCGCTCCTGGATAGCGCAGGCAAGACACCCGATATGGGCTCAGCCAGCCCTCCTCTGCCCCTTCGCCTCGTTACTGAGCCTACTTTCCGGGTAAACGCTAATGGAACCCGGAGTGTCACCCTGATCGGACAGTGGGATTCTAGTCTTCATAACTCGTTGTTGCTCGACCGTATCACGTCAGAAAAATACCGCGTGCAAATGACAGTGTCCTGGGAGATCAACTCGGAAAAGCTCGCTGAGCCGATCAAGTTCTCTCTTCCGGTTGCCGTCCAGGTCGTTTCTCGCAACTTTGTTCGCCAGACGTCCATGTTCTCCTCGCT is a genomic window containing:
- the nkin-2 gene encoding kinesin — translated: MAPGMAPMGGGGNIKVVVRCRPFNAREHDRGAQCIVEMRDNQTVLTTPPDAVVKGGKDQGQKIFAFDRSYWSFDKNAPNYAGQDQLHEDLGKPLLDNAFQGYNNCIFAYGQTGSGKSYSMMGYGKDAGIIPMICQDMFKRINDMQQDKNLRCTVEVSYLEIYNERVRDLLNPANKGNLKVREHPSTGPYVEDLAKLVVGSFQEIEHLMDEGNKARTVAATNMNETSSRSHAVFTLMLTQKRFDPETKMEMEKAAKISLVDLAGSERATSTGATGARLKEGAEINRSLSTLGRVIAALADLSTGKKKKGSAAGQVPYRDSVLTWLLKDSLGGNSMTAMIAAISPADINYDETLSTLRYADSAKRIKNHAVVNEDANARMIRELKEELAQLRSKLGNGGVVGDTHVPGEEVYAEGTPLEKQIVSITTPDGTVKKVSKAEIAEQLNQSEKLLQDLNQTWEQKLQKTEEIHKEREAALEELGISIEKGFIGMSTPKKMPHLVNLSDDPLLAECLVYNLKPGSTSVGNVESNAEHQANIRLNGSRILHEHCVFENAADGTVTVIPKEGAAVMVNGKRVTEPTRLHSGYRIILGDFHIFRFNHPLEAKAERAERAEQQSLLRQSLTANQLQALEKSPNLSPSHNHQQSLSTAVSEGDSSRPDSPAPFSRNTKESDWSFARREAAGAILGTDQNFAKLTDEELNALFEDVQRARAERVNVREGDEDIESMASYPTREKYLSTGTLDNFSLDTALTMPSTPKQAETEEKLGQIRDVMQGQLDKQKEEYKDQLKTAEAANVEVEEIKKEKARMEETLMQLKVDMQKQLEMQRRQFEDKIEKLDPLKRPKANPKLSADEIERAKAVVKKWRSRRYVLMAEAVLQHAATLKEAQVMSHELNESVVFQFTIVDVGHLLCSSYDMVLNGLTGEGDDIALETALKPCVGIRVIDYKHSVVHLWSIEKLHDRVRQMRQMFQYLDQPEYAQHLSLDNPFVETCMPQYTLVGEVDVPLKTVFESRVQDFTLDVTSPHTSHAIGMIKLALEPSSARAPTNTLKFNVVMHEMIGFAEREGTEVHAQLFIPGISEEDGITTTQMIRDFDEGPIRFESVHSMSIPLFASQDTSLRVAIFAKVSAMHLDKLLSWDDMRDAVPTSHSKPKGARINESHFYTEGKHDLLARVQILELNEEGDYVPVEVTQTSELDNGTFQLHQGLQRRVAITVTHSSGDALPWNDATSLRVGKIALLDSAGKTPDMGSASPPLPLRLVTEPTFRVNANGTRSVTLIGQWDSSLHNSLLLDRITSEKYRVQMTVSWEINSEKLAEPIKFSLPVAVQVVSRNFVRQTSMFSSLWQNIRIVHSSTGIFTVQMRPAPIKRVGDLWRMSSQHDYVKGEENLGTWTPRGVSLVADYISARKKKRMMTELTAVQGRLKKLGFGDANDLSNGVDDTGDDSDLPPPKTNSETDSIAELLQDDPPEVPELPTPQEGPSPEDEVAPRAETEQEEQTNSAELNQPTDSTKSPPEYTDAQTYLLNRCLKLWQRYPDPTAKILSPANTDPPTDGYADSISDQKSTLEFVASVIRVPKNPTVLKGGYLLVPNSDATKWNKRFVELRRPYLHIHSVADGEEVGIVSLRNSRVDSQPGILGLLNDDYDTGGSGGFGGSDDGYGLLDNLNGNMDNNNRAANGRPSGLLDTIMSGGSGGSGGRVSNSNISTPQQRRSPSALLISSLWPTFSPLPSPNPMTAAGARSSHSRLASGGNRTSAVSLRSNTSSPASSTGTLAATTTTNNNNGPLSSSGPSLQQGGGLSRLSERLQAGVFAIYGTDNTWLFAARSEKDKMDWIWKIDQSYMMTSPSASVAGSRGGSRAGSARGSRAVSPSPGARRTSARVSQLRF
- the nkin-2 gene encoding kinesin, variant; protein product: MRDNQTVLTTPPDAVVKGGKDQGQKIFAFDRSYWSFDKNAPNYAGQDQLHEDLGKPLLDNAFQGYNNCIFAYGQTGSGKSYSMMGYGKDAGIIPMICQDMFKRINDMQQDKNLRCTVEVSYLEIYNERVRDLLNPANKGNLKVREHPSTGPYVEDLAKLVVGSFQEIEHLMDEGNKARTVAATNMNETSSRSHAVFTLMLTQKRFDPETKMEMEKAAKISLVDLAGSERATSTGATGARLKEGAEINRSLSTLGRVIAALADLSTGKKKKGSAAGQVPYRDSVLTWLLKDSLGGNSMTAMIAAISPADINYDETLSTLRYADSAKRIKNHAVVNEDANARMIRELKEELAQLRSKLGNGGVVGDTHVPGEEVYAEGTPLEKQIVSITTPDGTVKKVSKAEIAEQLNQSEKLLQDLNQTWEQKLQKTEEIHKEREAALEELGISIEKGFIGMSTPKKMPHLVNLSDDPLLAECLVYNLKPGSTSVGNVESNAEHQANIRLNGSRILHEHCVFENAADGTVTVIPKEGAAVMVNGKRVTEPTRLHSGYRIILGDFHIFRFNHPLEAKAERAERAEQQSLLRQSLTANQLQALEKSPNLSPSHNHQQSLSTAVSEGDSSRPDSPAPFSRNTKESDWSFARREAAGAILGTDQNFAKLTDEELNALFEDVQRARAERVNVREGDEDIESMASYPTREKYLSTGTLDNFSLDTALTMPSTPKQAETEEKLGQIRDVMQGQLDKQKEEYKDQLKTAEAANVEVEEIKKEKARMEETLMQLKVDMQKQLEMQRRQFEDKIEKLDPLKRPKANPKLSADEIERAKAVVKKWRSRRYVLMAEAVLQHAATLKEAQVMSHELNESVVFQFTIVDVGHLLCSSYDMVLNGLTGEGDDIALETALKPCVGIRVIDYKHSVVHLWSIEKLHDRVRQMRQMFQYLDQPEYAQHLSLDNPFVETCMPQYTLVGEVDVPLKTVFESRVQDFTLDVTSPHTSHAIGMIKLALEPSSARAPTNTLKFNVVMHEMIGFAEREGTEVHAQLFIPGISEEDGITTTQMIRDFDEGPIRFESVHSMSIPLFASQDTSLRVAIFAKVSAMHLDKLLSWDDMRDAVPTSHSKPKGARINESHFYTEGKHDLLARVQILELNEEGDYVPVEVTQTSELDNGTFQLHQGLQRRVAITVTHSSGDALPWNDATSLRVGKIALLDSAGKTPDMGSASPPLPLRLVTEPTFRVNANGTRSVTLIGQWDSSLHNSLLLDRITSEKYRVQMTVSWEINSEKLAEPIKFSLPVAVQVVSRNFVRQTSMFSSLWQNIRIVHSSTGIFTVQMRPAPIKRVGDLWRMSSQHDYVKGEENLGTWTPRGVSLVADYISARKKKRMMTELTAVQGRLKKLGFGDANDLSNGVDDTGDDSDLPPPKTNSETDSIAELLQDDPPEVPELPTPQEGPSPEDEVAPRAETEQEEQTNSAELNQPTDSTKSPPEYTDAQTYLLNRCLKLWQRYPDPTAKILSPANTDPPTDGYADSISDQKSTLEFVASVIRVPKNPTVLKGGYLLVPNSDATKWNKRFVELRRPYLHIHSVADGEEVGIVSLRNSRVDSQPGILGLLNDDYDTGGSGGFGGSDDGYGLLDNLNGNMDNNNRAANGRPSGLLDTIMSGGSGGSGGRVSNSNISTPQQRRSPSALLISSLWPTFSPLPSPNPMTAAGARSSHSRLASGGNRTSAVSLRSNTSSPASSTGTLAATTTTNNNNGPLSSSGPSLQQGGGLSRLSERLQAGVFAIYGTDNTWLFAARSEKDKMDWIWKIDQSYMMTSPSASVAGSRGGSRAGSARGSRAVSPSPGARRTSARVSQLRF